A region from the uncultured Macellibacteroides sp. genome encodes:
- a CDS encoding AraC family transcriptional regulator, translating to MANLFEKGVTASFKECLLNYDCVFKKHVVGFNGGFSLPEMIENCILFVQQGSFKILNDPTKEVVVNESEMVFIPPFTPFKAVALNLLNLISFSFDNNISFCNKLSLTPHSITCESSTDGFKVMNIKTHLQVFLTGVFSYLDNNIGCTELFFIKQAEFFFIMKTYYTQEEIVRFFCSILCNNNDFKRTVLNNYTKDSSVSELAAKNNMSVKTFTRRFKENFGETPYQWIIKQNVKEIRLKLADPDIQIKDIAYEFGFASASHFTNFCKTQMNESPQEIREKLNDYPHKVR from the coding sequence ATGGCTAATCTATTTGAAAAAGGAGTTACTGCCTCCTTCAAAGAATGCTTATTAAATTATGACTGCGTGTTTAAAAAACATGTGGTTGGATTTAACGGTGGGTTTTCGCTTCCAGAGATGATTGAAAATTGTATTCTTTTCGTACAGCAGGGTTCTTTTAAAATCCTGAACGACCCGACGAAAGAAGTTGTTGTGAATGAAAGTGAGATGGTATTTATTCCACCGTTTACTCCTTTTAAGGCTGTAGCTCTAAACCTACTTAATCTGATCTCGTTCTCTTTTGACAATAATATAAGTTTTTGCAATAAACTGTCCCTGACTCCTCATAGTATTACTTGCGAATCTTCTACGGATGGTTTTAAAGTAATGAATATCAAGACTCATTTACAAGTATTTTTAACTGGAGTTTTTTCCTATCTGGATAATAATATTGGTTGTACAGAATTGTTTTTTATTAAACAAGCTGAATTTTTCTTTATAATGAAAACATATTATACGCAGGAAGAGATTGTTCGCTTTTTCTGTTCTATTCTTTGCAATAACAATGATTTTAAACGGACTGTTCTAAATAACTATACCAAGGATTCAAGTGTAAGCGAACTGGCGGCAAAGAATAATATGTCAGTCAAAACATTTACACGCCGATTTAAAGAAAATTTTGGAGAAACACCTTATCAATGGATCATCAAACAAAATGTTAAGGAAATAAGATTGAAGTTAGCCGATCCGGATATTCAAATAAAAGATATTGCCTATGAGTTCGGTTTTGCTTCGGCGTCTCACTTTACCAATTTCTGCAAAACACAAATGAATGAATCTCCGCAGGAGATAAGGGAAAAATTAAATGATTATCCGCATAAAGTCCGTTAA